The following are from one region of the Yoonia sp. R2331 genome:
- a CDS encoding lysophospholipid acyltransferase family protein — MRTERRMARDISYSHSAETRPGRLMIRAMEAATGRGRLIRKARGYGQEVAQGADFWDVITTRYGIGLDVARGSLDNIPRTGPVIVVANHPYGILDGLMLGRIMSERRDADFRVLAHKVFRDAPDLEKVILPVNFDDTKDAIATNIATRKAALCYLEQGGAIGVFPGGTVSTAARPFAPPMDPVWRNFTAKMIQKSDAMVVPLYFDGSTSRLFQVASHLHTTLRMGLLIREFKTRIGTDVRICIGEPIPAATLRRAHPNPKDCMDFLRKATYDLSPGPVVSTTLGHEFEARYKGKTHGSRHI, encoded by the coding sequence ATGCGAACAGAACGGCGCATGGCCCGCGATATCAGCTATTCCCATTCCGCCGAAACTCGGCCCGGTCGTTTGATGATCCGCGCAATGGAGGCGGCAACAGGCCGCGGCAGGTTGATCCGCAAGGCCCGTGGTTACGGTCAAGAGGTTGCGCAGGGGGCTGATTTTTGGGACGTGATTACAACGCGTTACGGCATTGGACTTGATGTCGCCCGCGGATCACTCGACAATATTCCGCGCACCGGACCCGTGATCGTGGTCGCCAATCACCCTTACGGTATTCTCGATGGATTGATGCTGGGGCGGATCATGTCAGAACGGCGAGACGCTGATTTCCGCGTTCTGGCGCACAAAGTGTTTCGCGATGCGCCTGATCTGGAAAAGGTGATCCTGCCAGTCAACTTTGACGATACCAAAGATGCGATCGCCACAAACATCGCCACCCGCAAGGCGGCGCTTTGCTATCTGGAACAAGGTGGGGCAATTGGCGTCTTTCCCGGCGGCACCGTGTCGACGGCGGCCAGACCCTTTGCGCCACCGATGGACCCGGTTTGGCGCAACTTTACCGCCAAGATGATCCAGAAAAGTGACGCGATGGTGGTGCCGCTCTATTTTGACGGCTCAACCAGCCGTCTGTTTCAGGTTGCCAGCCATCTGCACACCACTTTGCGGATGGGGCTGCTGATCCGTGAATTCAAGACCCGGATCGGCACAGATGTGCGAATTTGCATCGGTGAACCGATCCCGGCAGCCACGCTGCGGCGTGCGCATCCCAACCCCAAAGACTGCATGGATTTCCTGCGCAAAGCCACGTATGACCTGTCTCCAGGGCCTGTTGTATCCACGACGCTGGGCCACGAATTTGAGGCGCGATACAAGGGCAAGACGCATGGCAGTCGGCATATTTGA
- a CDS encoding indolepyruvate ferredoxin oxidoreductase family protein has product MGREEISLNDRYDLNKRHVLLNGTQALVRLMLMQRARDALAGLDTAGYVTGYRGSPLGAVDMQMTRASEVLVKNQITFQPGLNEDLAATALWGSQQAELRGEGKYDGVFGLWYGKGPGVDRSGDVMRHANMAGSSQHGGVIMAMGDDHTGESSTTLHQSDWAMLDAYMPIVSPAGVQEIIDYGLYAWALSRYAGVWVGLKTMKDTVEVTSVVDGDPHRLTFETPDIPLPEGGLNIRLVDTPQLQEARMIDHKRFAAEAFSRANKMDQRKWGKPGARIGFVAAGKNYLDLVHALNLLGIDADEATRLGITTYKVGQVWPLDMASFHEWAEGLDLIVVVEEKRKLIEVQVKEAIFDDRQGRRVYGWHKGDEHSEGRREEVFPTKGDLNPIWIAEKLGGILQEEGCNAGGITAGLEAIAAAKKADNAPELAARLPYFCSGCPHNSSTKVPDGSRAYAGIGCHYMVQWMDRDTVGFTQMGGEGANWVGEAPFSKTGHVFQNIGDGTYNHSGVQAIRFALMAGTTITYKILYNDAVAMTGGQGNDGDLTADQICHELVAMGVKRVEVVYDDKEDVHAELFPKSVMFSERAELPRVQEELTKVKGVSALVYIQTCAAEKRRRRKRGLFPDPDKRVFINTDVCEGCGDCGVQSNCVSIVPAETELGRKRAIDQSSCNKDFSCVNGFCPSFVTIAGAQIKKQATADVDIGELPAPVLPQINGTHNVVITGVGGTGVVTIGAVMAMAAHLDGKGAGMMEMAGLAQKGGAVHIHCRLADTPEDIAAIRVRTGECDALIGGDLVVSAGAKTLGLMRTGRTRGVVNSHEIVTGEFTRNTDFKLPAEQLALSLQARLRDGLAMFDASALAKAVMGDSIYSNMMVFGAAWQQGAIPLSEDAILRAITLNGTAVERNKRAFALGRWAVLHPEEVSRIITPDVTHLPKTLAERIAFRADHLVAYQGNRLAKRYRKLVDQCDGPLQEAVAEGYHKLLSYKDEYEVARLLLNTEAKARETFDGDLKLTYHLAPPLLAKTGADGRPRKKAYGARMARAFPVLARFKRLRGTPLDPFGYTAERRMERALIVEYERDMAEVLRIVTPQTLDAAVALARLPLDIRGFGPVKAANAAKAAKRREELLAHLRNPEGLKRAAE; this is encoded by the coding sequence ATGGGCCGGGAAGAGATCTCGCTGAACGACCGCTATGATCTGAACAAGCGGCACGTGTTGCTGAATGGCACTCAGGCACTGGTGCGGCTGATGCTGATGCAACGCGCGCGGGACGCGCTGGCGGGGCTGGACACAGCGGGCTATGTGACCGGCTATCGCGGATCACCACTTGGCGCGGTGGACATGCAAATGACCCGCGCGTCCGAGGTTCTGGTAAAGAACCAGATCACCTTTCAACCCGGTCTGAACGAAGACCTTGCCGCAACAGCGCTGTGGGGCAGCCAACAGGCCGAGTTGCGGGGCGAGGGCAAGTATGACGGTGTCTTTGGTCTGTGGTACGGCAAGGGCCCCGGTGTCGACCGGTCCGGTGATGTGATGCGCCACGCCAACATGGCAGGCAGCAGCCAGCACGGCGGTGTCATCATGGCGATGGGCGATGATCACACCGGCGAAAGCTCGACCACCTTGCACCAATCCGACTGGGCGATGCTGGACGCCTACATGCCCATCGTCAGCCCGGCTGGTGTGCAGGAGATTATCGACTATGGCCTCTATGCCTGGGCGCTGAGCCGCTATGCTGGTGTCTGGGTCGGTCTGAAAACCATGAAAGACACGGTTGAAGTCACCTCTGTTGTCGACGGCGACCCGCATCGCCTGACCTTTGAAACGCCTGATATACCGCTGCCAGAGGGCGGATTGAACATCCGGCTTGTCGACACGCCGCAGCTGCAAGAGGCGCGGATGATCGACCACAAACGCTTTGCGGCAGAAGCATTTTCGCGCGCCAACAAGATGGATCAGCGCAAATGGGGCAAGCCCGGTGCGCGCATCGGCTTTGTCGCGGCGGGCAAAAATTACCTCGACCTTGTGCACGCGCTGAACCTCTTGGGCATCGACGCGGATGAGGCGACGCGCCTTGGTATCACCACCTACAAGGTGGGGCAGGTCTGGCCGCTGGATATGGCCAGCTTTCACGAATGGGCCGAAGGGCTTGACCTGATTGTGGTCGTGGAAGAAAAGCGCAAGTTGATCGAAGTGCAGGTCAAAGAAGCGATCTTTGATGACCGGCAAGGGCGGCGCGTTTACGGCTGGCATAAGGGCGACGAGCATTCCGAAGGCCGCCGGGAAGAGGTGTTTCCGACGAAGGGCGACTTGAACCCGATCTGGATCGCCGAAAAGCTGGGCGGCATCTTGCAGGAAGAGGGCTGCAACGCGGGCGGTATCACCGCCGGGCTCGAGGCGATTGCCGCCGCCAAAAAGGCTGACAATGCGCCTGAACTTGCGGCGCGTCTGCCATACTTCTGTTCCGGCTGCCCGCATAATTCATCCACCAAAGTCCCTGATGGCAGCCGCGCCTATGCCGGGATCGGCTGTCACTACATGGTGCAATGGATGGACCGTGACACGGTTGGCTTTACCCAGATGGGAGGCGAGGGTGCCAATTGGGTGGGCGAGGCACCGTTCAGCAAGACCGGCCATGTGTTTCAGAACATCGGTGACGGCACATACAATCATTCCGGTGTGCAGGCGATCCGCTTTGCGCTGATGGCGGGCACCACGATCACCTATAAGATCCTTTACAATGATGCAGTCGCCATGACCGGCGGGCAGGGCAATGACGGTGATCTGACCGCAGATCAAATCTGCCACGAATTGGTTGCGATGGGCGTCAAACGGGTCGAGGTTGTCTATGACGACAAGGAAGACGTGCACGCCGAACTTTTCCCCAAATCGGTGATGTTTTCCGAACGTGCCGAATTGCCACGCGTGCAAGAGGAATTGACCAAGGTCAAAGGCGTCAGCGCGCTGGTCTACATCCAGACCTGTGCCGCAGAAAAGCGCCGCCGCCGCAAGCGCGGGCTGTTCCCGGACCCCGACAAGCGGGTCTTTATCAACACCGATGTCTGTGAAGGCTGCGGCGATTGCGGCGTGCAATCAAACTGTGTGTCGATCGTTCCGGCAGAGACCGAACTGGGCCGAAAACGCGCGATTGACCAATCATCCTGCAACAAGGACTTTTCCTGCGTGAACGGCTTTTGCCCATCATTCGTGACCATCGCAGGCGCGCAGATCAAGAAACAGGCAACCGCAGATGTGGACATCGGCGAATTGCCCGCACCGGTGCTGCCGCAGATCAACGGCACCCACAATGTGGTGATCACAGGCGTCGGTGGCACCGGGGTGGTGACCATTGGTGCAGTGATGGCGATGGCGGCCCATCTGGACGGCAAGGGGGCCGGCATGATGGAAATGGCCGGGCTCGCGCAAAAGGGTGGTGCGGTGCATATCCATTGCCGTCTGGCCGATACGCCAGAGGACATCGCCGCGATCCGGGTCAGAACGGGCGAATGTGACGCGCTGATTGGCGGCGATCTTGTGGTCAGCGCAGGTGCCAAGACGCTGGGCCTGATGCGCACCGGGCGCACCCGCGGGGTGGTCAACAGCCACGAGATTGTAACCGGAGAATTCACCCGCAACACGGATTTCAAACTGCCCGCCGAACAGCTTGCCCTGTCGCTTCAGGCGCGGCTGCGCGATGGGCTCGCGATGTTTGACGCCAGCGCGCTGGCCAAGGCGGTGATGGGCGACAGCATATATTCCAACATGATGGTTTTTGGGGCCGCATGGCAGCAGGGCGCGATCCCGCTGTCGGAAGATGCGATCCTGCGCGCCATCACGCTGAACGGCACCGCCGTGGAACGCAACAAACGCGCGTTTGCGCTGGGGCGTTGGGCGGTCCTGCATCCAGAAGAAGTGTCGCGGATCATCACACCCGACGTCACGCATTTGCCCAAAACGCTGGCAGAGCGGATCGCGTTCCGGGCGGATCATCTGGTGGCCTATCAGGGCAATCGGCTTGCAAAGCGCTATCGCAAATTGGTGGATCAATGCGACGGCCCGCTGCAAGAAGCGGTGGCAGAAGGGTATCACAAGCTCTTGTCGTACAAGGACGAATACGAAGTCGCGCGCCTGTTGCTGAACACAGAGGCCAAAGCGCGTGAGACCTTTGATGGGGACCTGAAACTGACCTATCACCTTGCGCCGCCACTGCTGGCCAAGACCGGTGCCGATGGTCGTCCGCGTAAGAAGGCTTATGGCGCACGCATGGCGCGGGCGTTTCCGGTGCTTGCGCGGTTCAAGCGGCTGCGTGGCACGCCCCTTGATCCCTTTGGCTACACCGCTGAGCGGCGCATGGAACGTGCGCTGATTGTCGAATACGAACGCGACATGGCCGAGGTGCTGCGCATTGTGACCCCGCAGACCCTGGACGCCGCGGTCGCTTTGGCGCGTCTGCCGCTCGACATCCGGGGCTTTGGTCCAGTGAAGGCGGCCAATGCGGCAAAAGCGGCCAAGCGCCGGGAAGAGTTGCTGGCACATTTACGCAACCCTGAGGGATTGAAGCGCGCAGCGGAATGA